A window of Pullulanibacillus sp. KACC 23026 genomic DNA:
TTTTCTTGAGCTTCCATCATTTGCTTTTGCATTTTCTGCATTTGCTTCATCATGTTATTCATATTTCCACGCATTTTTAAAAGCGCCTCCTTTTAATCTCTAATTTCTAATAGATCAGGGCCAACTAATTTTTCGGCCTCTGTGATTAGCGGGTCTTTTTCTTCTGCTGCGGGGTGGTCATCATCCGAACTTCCTCCACCATCCATGTGCTGAATAAAATCTCTTCTTAACGCTTCCCACTCGGAATGCGGAATCGGATAAAGGTGTTTAGACCTTCCTGTGACCTCTTTTTGAATTTGCTCGACCATATTTAAAACATTGTTTTTATTTTCTAATACCATTTGGCAATGAAAATCGTATTTGAATGAAAGCAGGAAGGCCGACTCAGAGCTTGCTACCGGCTTACTTTCAAGAAGCCAAGCATGTGCTGCAACGTGAGTACTCCTCACCTTTTCCATAATATCAGCCCATGAGCCGCGCAAGGAATTAAGTTCTTGTTTGGAGGCTTGTTTTAAGACATGACGCATTTCATTAAGCGGCAAGGATAATCCTTTTCCTCCAGTCGCTCTCTTTTGGGCTGGCCTTGATCGCTTTTGTTCAGTCGATGTGCTGCTGTTGGACGTAGCGGACTGAGTTCTTTCTAGAGAGGCAAGCTTTGTTTCAAGACTCTCAATTCGATTTAAAAGGCCACTAATCTCTTGCTCATTGGCGGCAGGAATCGCTGGCTTACGTTCGACTAATTGATTCCCATGGCACAGCTTTACCATCGTTACTTCTAGTAAAATCCTTGGTTGACTAGACCAGCGCATCGCTTGCTGGGCTTCATTTAAGCTTTGTATGGCTGAATAAATGGCCTCAATTTCAAGGGTATCAGCTGTTTCAGTGAATCTTTCGTCTACCTGGACCCATTCAAGCTGATTTCCTAGTTCTTTTGAAGTCTTATACAATAAGATATCTCGATAATAATGCATGAGATCCTCGGTGAACTTTTCGGGGTCTTTGCCTCGATCTATCAAATCATTTACCGCTCTGACTGCTTCAGAAGCGTTTTGTTCGGTTACTTCATGGACCACTTTAGAGATTAGGTTCTGCGAGACTAAGCCCGTAACCTCTAGGACATCATTTACTGTAACCTCACCTGCTGCAAAAGCCACCACTTGGTCCAAAATGCTAAGTGCATCACGCATTCCACCATCACTGGCTTTGGCAATAAGAGTCAGTGATTCAACAGAAGCATTGATTCCCTGCTCATTTGCAATATACACCATTCGGTCCACAATTGATTTTAAAGGAATTCGTTTAAAATCAAACCTCTGACATCTTGAAATGATCGTCAAGGGGATTTTGTGAGGTTCTGTTGTTGCCAAAATAAAAATGACATGTTCAGGCGGTTCTTCTAATGTTTTAAGTAAAGCATTAAAGGCCCCTTGTGATAGCATATGGACTTCATCGATTATATAAACTTTATAGCGTGCTGAGCTTGGCGCATATTTTACATTTTCTCGAATTTCTCGAATTTCATCGACACCATTGTTAGAGGCCGCATCAATTTCGATAACATCCGGAAGCCGACCTTCTGAAATCGCGATGCAAGATGGGCATTCATTACAAGGCTCTGAGGTTGGGGCATGTTCACAGTTAATCGCCTTGGCAACAATTTTGGCCGCACTTGTCTTCCCAGTCCCACGAGGACCATTAAATAAGTAAGCATGTGAAAATTGTTCTTTGGCCAATGCGTTTTGCAAGGTTTGAGTGATATGCTCTTGACCGGCCATATCTTCAAACCGCTGCGGACGCCACACTCTATATAGGGCTTGATAGACCATCTTTTTCACCTAATTCCGCGAAGATTCCTTTTCATTATACCTTTAAAAATCAGCGAATACAAAAGGAAAACTCCCTTTTTTATAACCGATTTTTTATGCCTGGTTATTTTATAAATAAGGATTGAAAGCTTCATCCCAGCACGGTCTCTAACTGAATGTCACAAACAAACCGTTTTTAATTTTGTCCTAGAAAAAAATTAAAAACCGCAGCATTTATTCAACTAAACGCTGCGGTTCACTTCATGTATTTTTTAATATGCCGTGCACCTTTTGTCGATTTTATATCCATGAGCGCTTCTCAAGCAGTTAGCTCGATCCAGGCAGCCCTGCGGCACACGGAAGGTCTCACTTACTGCTGCTTCCTTCCGGACCTGACAGGGTTCATGAGTTTCCGTTGCGCAGGACCCAGATGTCAACACCACTTACTTGAGGCGGACCCCACAGATATAAAACCTCGAAAAGGAATTCAGCCTCGCTACAGCGGATTGCGAGTACAGGGCACCGCTACCTCCCCGCCTAGCACGGCAATGTTGATAACAAAGTTAGTTGTGTCACAAAAATTAAATGGCGGAGGCGAGAGGATTTGAACCCCCGCGACGCCGATTGACGCCCTAGCTGATTTCGAGTCAGCCCCCTTCAGCCTCTTGGGTACGCCTCCGAATTGCGACGTAACCAACTATAACACATTTTATAAAACCTTGCAATGATTCCAGAGTGCTGAACATCTTATTACTCATTATATCTCTAACCATTGTATGTTTATTCTTTTTGATTTAAATGAGCTTGTTTTGCTTTTTTTCGGTTTTCTCTAATCATTTTAAAAAAATCACTTAAAATAGCCCCGCATGCCTCTTCTTTAACCCCTCGAATGACTTCTGTTTCATGATTAAAACGTCCGTCCTGTAAAAGGTTCATAAGCGTTCCGGCACAGCCCGCTTTTGGGTCCTGTGCCCCGTAAATGACCTTTGAAAGACGAGCTTGCAGAATCGCCCCTGCGCACATTGGACAAGGCTCGAGGGTAACGTATAGATTACAATCGGTTAGTCGCCAGGACCCCAATCGTTCACTTGCCTTTTTGATTGCCAAACACTCAGCATGTGCCAGTGGATCCTGATTGGTCTCTCTTAGATTATAAGCTGAAGCCACATACTTTCCATCTTTTACAATAACAGCCCCGATTGGCACTTCCCCTAACGCTTTTGCTTTTTCCGCTTCCTCAAGGGCTAGAGTCATCCACTTTTCATGTTGACAACTATTCATTCCGTCCATAACCAACCTCTTAAGTTTTATATTAAGTGCACCTTTCATCTATTATATCAATTTTCAATAGGCGCAAGCTAGAAAGCTCTAAACAGGCTTTGATATTGCCCCCCTAAAAGTAAGAAGTTCCGTTTCGGTGGAGAAACCAGCCAAATCGTATGCTAAATGGCAGACAAGCCAAGGTTTTTTAATCCTCAATTAGTCAGTAAAACGCCACCAAAAAAATTCCTGACCATTGTTGGTGTCAACGCGCTAATGATTAGGTTGTTAATTTTTTTACTAAAGCAGGTAATGGCGTACCAGAAATAAACGGAGGAATTCCGGTTAAACAACAGAATCGAGCTCAGATGCGGGAATATAAGAGGAGGTTTTCCGGTTAAGCAAGGCAAAAGGGCTCCGATCCACGCTTTCTGGAGTCAATAGCCGGAATTTATCCGTCTATTTAAGCTGTTTTCAGTGCGAATTCCTAAATAAGAGAAATTTTTCCGCTTATTTACGGTAAGTTTAAAGAAAAAAGCTTGGGAAAAACCCCAAGCTTTAGTCTCCACGTTTTCGGAACTGCTTACCCTATAAAGTGCCTTATTAGATTATGCTGCCTTTTTCTTGTTCGAGGCCTTACTCTTATTCAAGAACATGAACGGATATAAAACGATCCCGATCCCAACGAAGAAAATTCCCCATAAAAAGGTTTTAATATCGGAAGTCCCTGCAATGACCACGTATATCGAATAAATAGCAGCTAATATGCCGATGATTAATTCTCTCCAGTTTATTCCTTTATTATCCAAGCGATCTTCAAATACCACTCGTATTTGGAAGAGGGCTGAAACAAGATAAGGCAAGAGATACGATAGTGTCGCTATTGTACAGACAAAGGAAAAAGCCTGATCAATTGAATTTAGAACAGTCGAAAATATAAGGACCTGTGTTGCAAGATTGGTTATAAGGAGCGATTTCGTCGGTGCTCCCTTTTTACTTTCCTGAGCAAAAACTTTCAAGAAAATACCTTGTTTAGCCGATTGATAGGGAACCTCTGCGCTTAATAAAATCCAGCCAATAGCCGATCCAAATAGGCTGATAACCGCAAGTCCTGCAAGCAAGTATCCGCCACCGCTGCCAATAGCAGAGGATAGGGCGTCAACAAGGGGCTTCTTAGAATTAACCAAGACAGATTGCTTAAGCGAACCCATCACCAACAAAGAAATGGCTATATAGATCGCCGTCGCAATTAATAGACCAAAGATGGTTGCTCTTTTTACATCTTTACCGCTTTTGGCACGGGAAGAAAAGACAACTGCTGATTCCACACCGACAAAAGCCCACAAGGTTGCCAAAGCCGCATGTTTAAGTTGTCCAAACAGGCTAATAGCAGGTCCGCTTCCATTGTCAACTGGTGCAACAAACGGAATAAGATGACTCATTTGAAAAGCGAACAAAGTCGCAATGATAAATAAGAAAAAGCCAATGACTTTTGTAGCAGTCGCAATTAAATTAACCTTTCCTGCTCCTTCAATCCCATTCAGAATAAGGAAGTGGACCCCCCATAGAAGAATGGAACAAACAATAAAGGTAAGAATATGCCCGACTTGAGTATGAATGCCTAAAATTGTTATCGGGGCCTCACTAACTAGGATTGGAAAGAATGTAGAAAGATAACCAGCAAAAGTTGTAATCATGGCGACATTTCCAGCAAAATTGGCAACCCAATACCCCCATGAAACGAAATATCCAGACAAATGGGAAGCACGCGATCCCTTTTTAAAGAGCCCCGCTGCAAAGACTTGCGGGCCTCCGGTCATATTTGGACGCCTGAGTGCTAAATTACCAAAAACGAAGGCAAGAAATAATACCCCAACCCCCGTGAAAACCCATGCGAGCAAAACGCCTCCTGGACTTGCGACAGAAGCAAGGTCCCTAGGCAACATGAAAATACCCGAACCTACCATATTACCAACAACAAGTGCGGTTAAAACCCAGACACTTAATTTGCCCTTTGATGACATAAATATGTTCCCCTTTCGGATGACTTAACACGATGTATTTGAACAAAGAACTTATTTGTTTTATCTCATTAGCGAGTTAAAGTATACAGGGGTTTTTCCTTATTTTCAATGGATTAGGTTAAAATCTTTTTTTTCTAAAAAGGGGCTGTTTTTTTACTTTTATTTCTTTGTGTCCCCTTTAAATCGCTTTCTTGACAAGCTTTTTTTAAAACTCTTTCTTAAAGGCGGTTGTCGTAAATAGTGTTTAACTCCCTTTCCACCGACAACCGTACTTAGCCTTCCTTCGTGTTTTAAATTAGATATAAAAAGGACGATCGACTCATCCGTTTTTTTAGGATTTGCCGATCGCCCTGAGGCTTTAATTAGGCTGTTTTTGTTTATTTCGATTCGTCTAGATCGTTTGCGATCTTCGTAATATTAAGGAGTTTGAAGAAGAGGCTAAGTACTATTCCCACTACTGTTGCGAGTCCCATACCGGATAAAGCCACTTGTCCAATGTTAATGGCAGCCCCGCTTAGTCCCACAACTAAGACAACACAGGTTAAGATCATGTTCTGTGATCTGGAATAATCTACCTTAGATTCCACGAGAATTCGAATCCCTGAAGCGGCAATGACCCCATAAAGCAATAGAGATATTCCGCCAATTACTGGCGATGGAATTGCTTGAATCAAAGCAGACAACTTGCCAACAAAGGAGAGAATCATCGCAATAATAGCAGCCCCGCCAATTACCCATGTTGAATAGACTCGAGTTATAGCCAACACGCCAATGTTTTCCCCATATGTGGTATTCGGCGTTGAACCAACTAGACCAGAAATAATCGTGGATAAACCATTTCCAAATACAGAGCGGCTAAGACCTGGATCCTTCTGCAAATCACGTCCGACGATTTTACTTGTCACGAGCAAGTGGCCAATATGCTCGGCAATAACAACAAGAGCAGCTGGAGCAATTATGGCAATGCTCTTCCAACTAAAATGAGGGGCATAAAACGTTGGAACCGAAAACCAAGCCGCTGACTCTACATGAGAGAAGTCCACAATCCCAGCAATCGCAGCAATCACATACCCTGCAACAATCCCAAAAAGAATCGGGATAATTTTCATAAAGCCTCTAAACATGACCCAGCCGACAACCGTAATAATAAGTGTTAATAAAGAAACGGTTACAGACGTTGCATCAGGACTCCAATGAGCACCGGCATTGGCAGGGGCAATTAAACCAGCATTTTGGGCTGCACTCGGCACAAGCTGTAAACCAATAACGGCAACAATAGCACCCATTGAGGCAGGAGGAAATACCACATCAATCCAGTTTGTTCCTGCAAACCGAATAATAATTGAGATAACGATAAAGATAATCCCACATACGATAAAACCGCCAAGAGCATCCGCGTAACCGCCGCTCTTGATAACAGCCGAAACGGGGGCAATAAAAGCAAAGCTTGATCCTAAGTAAGCTGGAATCTTCCCTTTTGTGATTAACAGGTATAACAGCGTTCCAAACCCGTTTAGCAAAAGAATGGTTGCCGGGTCAACCCCAAATAAAAGTGGTACAAGAACAGTAGACCCAAACATAGCAAATAAGTGCTGTAAACTTAATGGCAAACTCTGAGAAAATGGTGGCCGTTCATCGACCTGAATCACGCGCTGTGACATAGGCTGTTGTAAACCCTCCTAAATATTTTATTAAATCGATTCATTATACCTTGTTCAATTCTTTTTTCAAATTATTTTGTGACAAATTTCGCGAAAAATTTTAGAAAAAAAGGCCTCCTATTTAAGGCAGCCTTTTTAGTTACTATTAGTTTTTACCATTAATCCCGATTTGACACCCCTAAAAATTGGAGGATATAAAGGAAAAGGTTCACAAAATCTAAGTAAATAGCGATCACGATGAAAGGAATCTCGCTATCCGTAAAGCCGTAACGTGTAATTCGGCTGAAATC
This region includes:
- the uraA gene encoding uracil permease — encoded protein: MSQRVIQVDERPPFSQSLPLSLQHLFAMFGSTVLVPLLFGVDPATILLLNGFGTLLYLLITKGKIPAYLGSSFAFIAPVSAVIKSGGYADALGGFIVCGIIFIVISIIIRFAGTNWIDVVFPPASMGAIVAVIGLQLVPSAAQNAGLIAPANAGAHWSPDATSVTVSLLTLIITVVGWVMFRGFMKIIPILFGIVAGYVIAAIAGIVDFSHVESAAWFSVPTFYAPHFSWKSIAIIAPAALVVIAEHIGHLLVTSKIVGRDLQKDPGLSRSVFGNGLSTIISGLVGSTPNTTYGENIGVLAITRVYSTWVIGGAAIIAMILSFVGKLSALIQAIPSPVIGGISLLLYGVIAASGIRILVESKVDYSRSQNMILTCVVLVVGLSGAAINIGQVALSGMGLATVVGIVLSLFFKLLNITKIANDLDESK
- the tadA gene encoding tRNA adenosine(34) deaminase TadA produces the protein MNSCQHEKWMTLALEEAEKAKALGEVPIGAVIVKDGKYVASAYNLRETNQDPLAHAECLAIKKASERLGSWRLTDCNLYVTLEPCPMCAGAILQARLSKVIYGAQDPKAGCAGTLMNLLQDGRFNHETEVIRGVKEEACGAILSDFFKMIRENRKKAKQAHLNQKE
- a CDS encoding amino acid permease; translation: MSSKGKLSVWVLTALVVGNMVGSGIFMLPRDLASVASPGGVLLAWVFTGVGVLFLAFVFGNLALRRPNMTGGPQVFAAGLFKKGSRASHLSGYFVSWGYWVANFAGNVAMITTFAGYLSTFFPILVSEAPITILGIHTQVGHILTFIVCSILLWGVHFLILNGIEGAGKVNLIATATKVIGFFLFIIATLFAFQMSHLIPFVAPVDNGSGPAISLFGQLKHAALATLWAFVGVESAVVFSSRAKSGKDVKRATIFGLLIATAIYIAISLLVMGSLKQSVLVNSKKPLVDALSSAIGSGGGYLLAGLAVISLFGSAIGWILLSAEVPYQSAKQGIFLKVFAQESKKGAPTKSLLITNLATQVLIFSTVLNSIDQAFSFVCTIATLSYLLPYLVSALFQIRVVFEDRLDNKGINWRELIIGILAAIYSIYVVIAGTSDIKTFLWGIFFVGIGIVLYPFMFLNKSKASNKKKAA
- the dnaX gene encoding DNA polymerase III subunit gamma/tau — its product is MVYQALYRVWRPQRFEDMAGQEHITQTLQNALAKEQFSHAYLFNGPRGTGKTSAAKIVAKAINCEHAPTSEPCNECPSCIAISEGRLPDVIEIDAASNNGVDEIREIRENVKYAPSSARYKVYIIDEVHMLSQGAFNALLKTLEEPPEHVIFILATTEPHKIPLTIISRCQRFDFKRIPLKSIVDRMVYIANEQGINASVESLTLIAKASDGGMRDALSILDQVVAFAAGEVTVNDVLEVTGLVSQNLISKVVHEVTEQNASEAVRAVNDLIDRGKDPEKFTEDLMHYYRDILLYKTSKELGNQLEWVQVDERFTETADTLEIEAIYSAIQSLNEAQQAMRWSSQPRILLEVTMVKLCHGNQLVERKPAIPAANEQEISGLLNRIESLETKLASLERTQSATSNSSTSTEQKRSRPAQKRATGGKGLSLPLNEMRHVLKQASKQELNSLRGSWADIMEKVRSTHVAAHAWLLESKPVASSESAFLLSFKYDFHCQMVLENKNNVLNMVEQIQKEVTGRSKHLYPIPHSEWEALRRDFIQHMDGGGSSDDDHPAAEEKDPLITEAEKLVGPDLLEIRD